The Planctomycetota bacterium DNA window CGGCTCGGGCGGATCGACCTCGGAATAGGGCTCGGAAAAGGGCGTGTTCTCACTCATGATTCGGCCTCCTGCCAGCGCGGAACGCGACCCTAGCCGCCTTCTGGACGGCGTCCGCACCGTCACCGCGGGGCAAGCAGCTTGTCCACGAGATTGGCTTTGGGTTCTGCTCGCGTGGTCGTAAACTCGCCGTGTGTCGAGCATTGCCGAAATCGAACATGCGATTCGCGAGCTTCCGATCGAGGAAGCGCGCCGCCTGCTCGATGCGATTCGGTCACGTCTCGTGACGGAAGAGCAGTCGTGGCGAGACTTTCGCATCAACCCTCCGTCGTCAGAAGAGGTCGAGCAAGGACGACGTGCGCTGTCAGAGATGCAGCGGGATTTCAAGGTGTCTCGATTCACTGACCCGGACAGCCCGGCTTCAGACGCTGACGACTGGGACGCGCTTCAACAGAACAGCCCGAAGCGCGAATCGTGATCCTCATCGACACGCAGATTCTCGTCTGGGCTACGACTGGAGCCGTGCCTGTCCGTCCGTTGCACCGGAAAGCAATGAAGCGATTCGAGACTTTGCACAGGGATGGAGTTCTTGTCAGCGCGATCAGCGTTTGGGAGGTAGCGTTGAAAGCAGGGCGCGGTTCGTTGATCGTTAACGGCTCGATCGAAGAGTGGCTGTCAAGAGTGAAACGGGTCTCGCTGCTCTCGCTTGTCCCGCTGACAGCGGACGTGGCGGTCGCAGCGCAGACCATGTTCGGCGACTGGCCGCATCGCGATCCTGCGGACCGGTTCATCCTCGCTACTGCTGTCACACTCGACGTTCAACTGCTCACCACTGATGCAGGTATCCGTCGCTATGCGTCTCAACACGTGATCGACATCGACTGAGATCTGAATTGCGCACAGTCTTCGGGGTGCGACCCGACGCAGCACCTGCCGAATTGAGGGAGCCGGCGGCCAACGATGGGGCGATGTTGACGGTCCTGGCTTTCGCACCGATCGCGTTGCTGCTGGTTCTGTGCCTGACGTGGACCGTGCGGGCGGCGGTGTTTGTGACGGCGGGCGTGACGGCGGGGTTGCTGTTTGTGCTCGGCGGGAGCGGGTCGGGGTTTGCCGCGTCGCTCATCGTCGCCGGGGCGGGGACGGTCACGATTCTGTTCATCGTCGTGGGGGCGATTCTGCTCTACGCGGTGATGCAGCAGACGGGCCTGTTTGACGAGCTCAAGCAGTCGCTCGATCGCATCCATCCCGACAGGCAGGTTCGGTTCTTCTTTCTCGCGCTGTTTCTGACCGCGTTCTTCGAGAGTGTCGCGGGGTTCGGCACGCCGGGCGTCGTCGTGCCGTTGCTGCTGGTGGGCATGGGGTTTTCGCCGGTGCTGTCGGTGGTGGCGGTGCTGCTGTTCAACGGTTTGTTCGCGGTGTCGGGGGCGATCGGGACGCCCGTGACCGTCGGCCTCGAGGGGCCGCTGGGACTCGACGGCGGTGCGGTGTCGCGGGTCTACTTCGTGGCCGGCGTCGGTGTGGCGATGGCGTCGGTCGCGGTCTTCGCCTTCGTCAGCCGGGCGGTTCGACGCGAGACCGATCAGGCGATTCCGCGTCA harbors:
- a CDS encoding type II toxin-antitoxin system VapC family toxin; protein product: MILIDTQILVWATTGAVPVRPLHRKAMKRFETLHRDGVLVSAISVWEVALKAGRGSLIVNGSIEEWLSRVKRVSLLSLVPLTADVAVAAQTMFGDWPHRDPADRFILATAVTLDVQLLTTDAGIRRYASQHVIDID